A single Tenacibaculum sp. Bg11-29 DNA region contains:
- a CDS encoding efflux RND transporter periplasmic adaptor subunit: MKNIYTILILSVALTFANCGKEHKKEAVDNSPPIKVQVSKITESNNGQFLSVSGKIQAVNSANLSTRMMGYVKKVHVNVGDKVKKGQLLVSINNTDLQAKKGQVNAGISQAKTAFNNAEKNYNRFKNLFESTSVTQKEMDDMTANYEMAKASLEAANQQKNEINAQFAYSNIKAPFTGVITSKNIESGDMASPGIPLISLEKPKDFEVIAMVPETEISQIKNGVAVTVLVKSIAKTVKGKVSEVSTSAKNTGGQYLVKIALEKTNVNILSGMFSTVQFPVERKVKSALVLIPKEAIVKKGQLSGIYTVSQSNTALLRWLRLGRTYGHQVEVLSGLNSDESYIVSAEGKLFNGVKVTVQ; encoded by the coding sequence CTGTTGCATTAACATTTGCAAATTGTGGTAAAGAGCATAAAAAAGAAGCTGTAGATAATTCTCCACCGATTAAAGTTCAAGTGAGTAAGATTACTGAAAGTAATAATGGTCAATTTTTATCAGTAAGTGGAAAAATACAAGCTGTTAATAGTGCTAATTTAAGTACTAGAATGATGGGATACGTTAAAAAAGTACACGTAAATGTTGGTGATAAGGTTAAAAAGGGGCAGTTGTTAGTTTCTATTAATAATACTGATTTACAGGCTAAAAAAGGACAGGTAAATGCAGGGATTTCACAAGCTAAAACTGCTTTTAATAATGCTGAAAAGAATTACAATCGTTTTAAAAATTTATTTGAAAGTACAAGTGTTACTCAGAAAGAAATGGATGATATGACGGCTAACTACGAAATGGCAAAAGCGAGTTTAGAAGCTGCAAATCAACAAAAAAACGAAATTAACGCACAGTTTGCCTATTCGAATATTAAAGCTCCTTTTACTGGTGTAATTACAAGTAAGAATATCGAATCTGGAGACATGGCAAGCCCAGGAATACCTTTAATTAGTTTAGAAAAACCGAAAGATTTTGAAGTAATAGCAATGGTTCCTGAAACAGAAATTTCACAAATTAAAAATGGAGTAGCAGTTACTGTTTTAGTAAAATCGATTGCTAAAACAGTTAAAGGTAAAGTTAGTGAGGTAAGTACTTCAGCTAAAAATACTGGTGGTCAATATTTAGTGAAAATAGCACTAGAAAAAACGAATGTAAATATTTTATCAGGTATGTTTTCTACAGTTCAGTTTCCTGTAGAAAGAAAAGTAAAATCAGCATTGGTGTTAATTCCTAAAGAAGCAATTGTGAAAAAAGGTCAATTATCAGGTATTTATACGGTAAGTCAAAGTAATACCGCTTTGTTACGTTGGTTACGTTTAGGGAGAACTTATGGTCATCAAGTTGAGGTTTTATCAGGTTTAAATTCTGATGAATCATATATCGTTTCAGCAGAAGGAAAATTATTTAATGGAGTAAAAGTTACAGTTCAATAA